GAAGGGGAGCAAGAAGGACGCCGCAACGCACCAACTCCGCCGAAACGCCCTCCCCGACGTATACCCCGAACAGAAATCGCCCAAGGGGTAGCGCAGAGCCGGGACGAAAGACGGGATGGCCACAAAAGGGCACAAAAAAGGACAGAGGACAGAGGACAGAGGACATTGTTTTGTAGCCCCGGATGGGGCGACCGATCGTAGCCGGGGGTGAAGCGCTAGCACAACCCTTGGTGGACTCCATTTACGGTGAAGTGAACCTTCTGTGTGAGCAGTGCGTCTCTGAGGAACAACTTGAACGCGGAGACGTACCGATGCTGACCGACCGCGACCTGCTGCTCCGCGCAATTCTCGCCAATCCCGCGGACGACCTCCCGCGCCTCGCGCTCGCCGATTGTCTTTAACGAATCCGACTGTTACCTCGACGCAACTCGCGCCGAGTTCATCCGCGCCCAGTGCGCCGGTGCGCACGCGGAGGCTCTCGCACTGTTCACAGCGCATGCGTGGCAGTGGGCCGGGTTAACCGCGCCGCCCGATAAATGGAAGTGGTGCGCGGCGACCGCGATCTCGAACTTCGAGCGCGGGTTCATCACGCGGCTCTGCCTCAATTCTGGCAGTTTGGCCGGGGTGGTCCCGTTCCGACAATTGATCGTGCGCGAGCCGGTCGCGGACGTGGTGTTCGATGTCGCCAGTGCCGGGCCGGAGCGCGCCGTGGACGCGCGCACGCTGCTCCCGTTCGCTCACCCGGTGGCTGTAAAAGTTGTGCGCCTGCCGAGCAACAGCCGCGGGCAGCAAGATGCGTTCTTCGCCGCGCTGATCTCGTCGCCCGTTATGGCGTCCGCGTTGGACGTGACACTTGCAGGGTTGTACCCCGGCCGCACGGGAACTCCGCTCGTGTCTTGGTTGTCGAAGTCGCCGTTTTTTGGTCGCGTGCGGAACCTGAATTTGTCGTACAACTGGTTCGGCGACCCCGAAGCGTGTGATCTGGCTCAAAGCCCGCGGCTCGCGCGGGTCGAGCGCCTGTCGCTCGCGCATAATCGCATCGGCAACGCGGGCGCGCTGGCCCTGGTGCGCTCGCCGCACTTGCGGAACGTAGCGCACATCGATCTGTCCGGGAATCGCATCGGCGGGGACGGACTGGCCGCGCTCGCCGCGCGATTCGGAGGTGGGTTGGTGGCGTGAGCGCTGATCGCTTCTTGTGGTCTTGTGGTTTTGTAGGGTGGGTCAAGGCTTTGCGCAGGCCTACCACCTCCCAGCGTATGGCGAACGCGAAGGGATGCGACGCACGTGGCCCGCCGACCACCCTACGAGTCAAAGACGGGCTGGTGGGCCTGCGCAAAGCCTTGACCCACCCTACAAAACCACAAGACGCGGGCAACTCACTTCGCGACGCTGAACTGGTACACGGTCATCTATCATTCAATTCTTGCAGGCTTGGGCGTGCCCGGGTAAACTCGCACGGAGTATCACCAGCCGTCCCAAGAGAAGCGGAAATGGCCCTTGCGTACTCCTACCTGCGATTCAGTTCGCCACAGCAAGCTGAGGGTGACAGCCTCCGCCGGCAAACCGAGAGCAGAGAGAAGTGGCTCGCCTCTCATCCGGAAATCCAGCTCGACACGTCCCTCCTGCTGGAGGATCGGGGGCGGTCCGCGTTCAAACGGCGGGACTGGGACACGTACGCGCTCGCTGCGTTCCTCCGACACGTCGAGAGCAGCCGCGTCGCGGCCGGCTCTTACCTGCTGGTCGAGAACTTGGACCGCTTGAGCCGGGAACACATCCGCACCGGGGTTAAGCTGTTCATCGAATTACTCGACCAGAAGATCAATATCGTAACGCTCACCCCAGAGAAATTGTTCCGGCACGACTCGTTGGACCTGACGGACATCATCATCGCCGTCGTGGAGTTGAGCCGCGGTCACTCGGAGTCAGCGGTGAAGTCGGCGAGATGCCGGGAAGCATGGGAGCAGAAGAACAAGGAAGCCCGAACGTGCGTCGTCACCAAGAGGCTTCCGGGCTGGATCAGGCAAGGTGATGACGGTCGCCTCGTTCTGGACCAGGCCGCGGCGAAGATCGTCCGGCGTGCGTTCGACCTGGCGCGTGACGGCTACAGCGTGATCGGGATCGCCAAGCTGTTCAACTCTGAGAAGGTTCCTGTGCTGGGGCGGAAGACGATGCCCGAGCGTGGGGAAAAGCACAAGCCCAAAGGCGAACGCAAGCAGAAGCCGGTAATGTGGTCGCAGCCGACGCTCTACGGCATCCTTACCTCGCGCGCGGCGATCGGTGAGTACGTCCCCTACCAGACGACTAAGCGGCCGGACAAGCCGG
The Gemmata palustris DNA segment above includes these coding regions:
- a CDS encoding TIGR02996 domain-containing protein, with the protein product MLTDRDLLLRAILANPADDLPRLALADCL